A single Cryomorphaceae bacterium DNA region contains:
- a CDS encoding DUF427 domain-containing protein has product MKAIWKGQVIAESEDTIVVENNHYFPPESIKSEFFSDSDYHTVCPWKGTASYRHVKVDGEVNENASWYYPNTKSAAEKIKNYVAFWRGVEVVE; this is encoded by the coding sequence ATGAAAGCTATTTGGAAAGGACAAGTGATTGCAGAATCAGAAGACACGATTGTCGTAGAAAACAATCACTATTTCCCACCAGAATCCATTAAGTCCGAATTCTTCTCAGACAGCGACTACCATACTGTTTGCCCTTGGAAAGGAACAGCGAGTTACCGTCACGTCAAAGTAGACGGTGAGGTCAATGAAAACGCCTCTTGGTACTACCCCAACACCAAGAGTGCCGCTGAGAAAATCAAGAACTACGTGGCCTTTTGGCGCGGGGTCGAAGTGGTTGAATAA
- a CDS encoding mechanosensitive ion channel: MENIDQLTEKGWNLLTEFGPKVVGAILVLIIGLRIIKVITKQTVKIMEKRDVDETLRPFMKSLVSWGLKALLVISVAGMVGIATTSFVAVLGAAGLAIGLAFQGSLANLAGGVLLLIFKPFKVGDLIEAQGHLGVVEEIQIFVTKILTPQNRLVILPNGALSNGSMKNYSAKEFVRIDLTFGISYSDDIAKAKEVLLKVLSEHPKSLEDPAPFVGVSGLGDSSVEIAARPHCHPDDYWDVYFDCIERGKIELEAAGIVIPFPQRDVHLHQNAQA; the protein is encoded by the coding sequence ATGGAAAACATCGATCAGTTGACTGAAAAAGGTTGGAACCTGTTAACAGAATTTGGCCCCAAGGTCGTTGGCGCCATCCTGGTCCTCATTATTGGATTGCGCATCATCAAGGTCATCACCAAACAGACCGTTAAAATCATGGAGAAAAGGGATGTCGATGAGACCTTGCGCCCCTTCATGAAAAGTTTGGTGAGTTGGGGCTTAAAGGCACTTCTGGTCATTTCTGTGGCCGGAATGGTCGGAATTGCAACCACGTCTTTTGTCGCCGTACTCGGTGCCGCGGGTTTAGCCATTGGACTCGCCTTTCAAGGATCGCTTGCCAATTTAGCCGGTGGTGTATTGCTCTTGATCTTCAAGCCCTTCAAAGTGGGCGATTTAATCGAGGCTCAGGGACACTTAGGGGTCGTTGAAGAGATCCAGATTTTTGTCACCAAGATTTTGACTCCACAAAACCGCTTGGTCATTCTTCCCAACGGAGCTCTGAGTAATGGCTCCATGAAGAACTATAGTGCCAAGGAGTTCGTCCGGATTGATCTAACCTTTGGAATTAGCTACAGCGACGATATAGCTAAGGCCAAAGAGGTCCTGCTCAAAGTTTTGAGCGAACATCCCAAATCTTTAGAGGACCCAGCTCCATTTGTAGGCGTATCCGGCCTGGGAGACAGTTCTGTCGAAATTGCCGCACGACCACACTGTCACCCAGATGATTATTGGGATGTTTACTTCGATTGTATCGAACGAGGAAAAATTGAACTTGAGGCTGCGGGAATCGTTATTCCATTCCCACAACGAGATGTACATCTCCATCAAAACGCACAAGCATGA
- a CDS encoding response regulator, whose amino-acid sequence MNSTLRYTLYGALFGLFFPLVATIIRAQDHPELSITELHHQDGLLLIIDTAPFFLGLFASFAGRREDRLIEYNRSLEDKVIERTQKLEKQKVQLEIEVKRREEYEQELIAAKEEAEAGARAKSQFLSTMSHEIRTPMNAVIGMSGLLAETKLSEEQDDYVRTIKVSGENLLGVINNILDYSKIESGKLELEHAEFYVADIVEDTFDLISSVARSKNLELMYFLEEDVPHSMISDSTRLRQVLVNLANNAVKFTEKGEIYLNVSAQRTERGPELLFHLEDTGIGIPEDRLHRLFQSFTQVDASTTRRYGGTGLGLAICKKIVEALGGRIWVRSTEGKGTSFFFTVPLVKGTELSAKKHIIDLHQLEHKNLLLLDDNKTNLKILEKQLAPLDVRFESTTDPLEALRWVKDGEKNFDLALVDMNMPDLDGLQWTENIRHEFSKKDLPVIILSSIGDLIHQDDRAELNGYLTKPVSRLRLYKQIAKALGLDHRIDTESESDNLFRQEVKPEEGENRVRILVAEDNPINQKVITHMLGKLGYEPNLAANGLEAHELCEQIDFDLVFMDMEMPEMDGLDSTRKILSSDKQHKPLIIAMTANAMVEDQQRCIEAGMSDFIAKPFTIQIVQDMIQQHFNTL is encoded by the coding sequence ATGAACTCCACCCTTCGATATACGCTCTACGGAGCGCTGTTCGGATTGTTCTTCCCGCTGGTAGCGACCATTATTCGCGCCCAAGACCATCCAGAGCTCTCCATTACAGAACTGCATCACCAAGACGGCCTTCTTCTCATTATCGACACCGCACCCTTCTTTTTGGGCCTTTTTGCCTCTTTTGCCGGCCGCCGCGAAGACCGACTTATTGAATACAATCGGTCTCTAGAAGACAAAGTCATTGAGCGCACTCAAAAACTTGAAAAGCAAAAGGTCCAGCTCGAAATAGAGGTCAAGAGGCGCGAAGAATATGAGCAAGAACTCATTGCGGCCAAAGAAGAAGCGGAAGCCGGTGCTCGAGCAAAGTCGCAGTTCCTGTCAACCATGAGTCACGAAATTCGCACACCGATGAATGCGGTGATTGGCATGTCGGGATTATTGGCGGAGACGAAACTATCTGAAGAGCAAGATGACTACGTGCGCACCATCAAGGTCTCTGGAGAGAATCTGCTCGGGGTGATTAACAACATCTTGGACTACTCCAAGATTGAATCCGGAAAGTTGGAATTGGAACACGCCGAGTTCTATGTGGCTGATATCGTGGAAGATACTTTTGATTTGATCAGCAGTGTTGCGCGTTCTAAGAACTTGGAATTAATGTACTTCCTCGAAGAGGATGTCCCCCATTCTATGATCTCCGATTCCACGCGCTTACGCCAAGTCCTAGTCAACTTGGCCAACAACGCCGTCAAGTTCACCGAAAAAGGCGAAATCTATTTGAATGTGAGTGCGCAGCGAACGGAACGGGGTCCAGAACTTCTCTTTCACTTGGAAGATACCGGTATCGGTATTCCGGAGGATCGATTGCACCGACTCTTTCAGAGCTTTACCCAGGTAGACGCCTCCACTACTCGACGATACGGCGGCACGGGCCTTGGTTTGGCCATATGTAAAAAGATTGTTGAAGCTCTTGGAGGACGCATCTGGGTTCGCAGCACCGAAGGAAAAGGGACGAGCTTCTTCTTTACAGTCCCACTGGTAAAAGGCACAGAGCTTTCCGCTAAAAAACACATCATTGACCTTCACCAATTAGAACACAAGAATCTACTCCTGTTGGATGACAACAAAACGAACTTGAAGATTCTAGAAAAACAATTGGCTCCTCTAGATGTCCGCTTTGAGAGCACTACAGACCCATTGGAGGCCTTGCGGTGGGTAAAGGACGGTGAGAAAAACTTCGACTTGGCCTTGGTGGATATGAATATGCCTGATTTGGACGGTCTCCAATGGACCGAAAACATCCGACACGAGTTCTCTAAAAAAGACCTGCCGGTGATTATTCTCTCCAGTATTGGCGATTTGATTCATCAAGACGATCGAGCGGAATTGAATGGGTATTTGACAAAACCGGTCAGCAGGCTGCGGTTGTACAAGCAAATTGCGAAAGCGCTGGGCCTTGATCATCGAATCGACACAGAGTCTGAGTCGGACAATTTATTCCGCCAAGAGGTAAAGCCCGAAGAAGGCGAAAACCGAGTTCGGATCTTGGTTGCCGAAGACAATCCGATCAATCAAAAAGTGATTACCCACATGCTTGGGAAACTCGGATATGAACCAAACTTGGCAGCGAACGGATTGGAAGCCCATGAACTTTGCGAACAGATCGATTTCGACTTAGTCTTTATGGACATGGAAATGCCTGAAATGGACGGACTGGATTCGACCCGAAAAATTCTATCTTCGGACAAGCAACATAAACCCTTGATCATAGCCATGACGGCGAACGCCATGGTAGAAGACCAACAGCGATGTATTGAAGCCGGTATGTCCGACTTTATCGCCAAACCCTTCACCATTCAGATCGTCCAGGACATGATCCAACAACATTTTAATACGCTATAG